One genomic window of Nocardioides daphniae includes the following:
- a CDS encoding malate dehydrogenase: protein MSLTAPLKVAVTGAAGQIGYSLLFRLASGALAADRQIQLQLLEIEPALKTLEGVVMELDDCAFPNLAGIEIGSDPEKIFDGVNLALLVGARPRGPGMERGDLLSANGAIFTAQGKALNKVAADDVRIGVTGNPANTNALIAMTNAPDIPDERFSALTRLDHNRAISQLAAKTGAAVTDITNMTIWGNHSATQYPDLFNAKVKGQNAAELVNDQEWLESTFIPTVAKRGAAIIEARGSSSAASAASATIDAARDWLFGTPEGDWVSMAVKSSGEYGVAEGLISSFPVTTSGGAWTIVEGLEISDFSRAKIDASVAELEDERKAVTELGLI from the coding sequence GTGTCACTCACTGCCCCGCTGAAGGTCGCTGTCACCGGTGCTGCCGGTCAGATCGGCTACAGCCTGCTCTTCCGTCTCGCCTCCGGCGCCCTCGCGGCGGACCGTCAGATCCAGCTCCAGCTGCTGGAGATCGAGCCCGCCCTGAAGACGCTCGAGGGCGTCGTCATGGAGCTCGACGACTGCGCGTTCCCGAACCTGGCCGGCATCGAGATCGGGTCGGACCCGGAGAAGATCTTCGACGGCGTCAACCTCGCCCTCCTGGTCGGTGCGCGCCCGCGCGGACCGGGCATGGAGCGTGGCGACCTGCTGTCGGCCAACGGCGCGATCTTCACCGCCCAGGGCAAGGCGCTCAACAAGGTGGCAGCTGACGACGTGCGCATCGGCGTGACCGGCAACCCGGCCAACACGAACGCCCTCATCGCGATGACCAACGCCCCCGACATCCCGGACGAGCGCTTCTCGGCGTTGACCCGCCTCGACCACAACCGCGCCATCTCGCAGCTCGCGGCGAAGACCGGGGCCGCGGTCACCGACATCACCAACATGACGATCTGGGGCAACCACTCGGCCACCCAGTACCCCGACCTGTTCAACGCGAAGGTGAAGGGGCAGAACGCCGCCGAGCTGGTCAACGACCAGGAGTGGCTCGAGTCGACCTTCATCCCGACCGTCGCCAAGCGAGGGGCGGCGATCATCGAGGCTCGTGGCTCCTCGTCAGCCGCCTCCGCCGCGTCGGCCACCATCGACGCCGCCCGCGACTGGCTCTTCGGCACCCCCGAGGGCGACTGGGTCTCGATGGCCGTGAAGTCCAGCGGCGAGTACGGCGTGGCCGAGGGCCTGATCTCCTCGTTCCCCGTCACGACGTCGGGCGGCGCGTGGACGATCGTCGAGGGCCTCGAGATCTCCGACTTCTCCCGCGCCAAGATCGACGCCTCGGTCGCCGAGCTCGAGGACGAGCGCAAGGCCGTCACCGAACTGGGCCTCATCTGA
- a CDS encoding DUF3017 domain-containing protein, with protein sequence MEPEEGEHPLEEVEEAPAERRYPSTIGGALYLAMLAVILGGILVVVLGSWRVGIRIFAGALVAGAGLRIVLKEQDAGMLAVRSKPVDVGLYLLVGGALATLASVIPDQPL encoded by the coding sequence GTGGAGCCGGAAGAGGGGGAGCACCCCCTCGAGGAGGTCGAGGAGGCACCGGCCGAGCGTCGGTACCCCTCGACGATCGGCGGCGCCCTCTACCTCGCCATGCTGGCGGTCATCCTCGGCGGGATCCTGGTCGTCGTCCTCGGCTCGTGGCGCGTGGGGATCAGGATCTTCGCCGGCGCCCTGGTCGCCGGCGCAGGCCTGCGTATCGTGCTGAAGGAGCAGGACGCCGGGATGCTGGCGGTCCGCTCGAAGCCGGTCGACGTGGGTCTCTACCTGCTCGTCGGTGGGGCGCTCGCCACCCTCGCGAGCGTCATCCCCGACCAGCCCCTCTGA
- a CDS encoding bifunctional methylenetetrahydrofolate dehydrogenase/methenyltetrahydrofolate cyclohydrolase — protein MTARKLDGSATAAAIKEELRGRVAALAEQGITPGLGTILVGDDPGSRWYVGGKHKDCAEVGIASIRIDLPETASQAEIEDAVRQLNDDPACTGYIVQLPLPRGRDENRVLGLIDPAKDADGLHPTNLGWLVLGTEAPLPCTPFGIVELLRRHDVEINGAEVVVVGRGVTVGRPLGLLLTRRSENATVTLCHTGTVDLAAHVRRADIVVAAAGVPGIITADMVKPGAALLDVGVSRVDGKIAGDLADDVWDVAGWVSPNPGGVGPMTRAMLLANVVTIAEAQVARAKA, from the coding sequence ATGACTGCACGCAAGCTGGACGGCTCCGCGACTGCTGCCGCGATCAAGGAAGAGCTCCGGGGCCGGGTGGCCGCGCTCGCCGAGCAGGGCATCACGCCCGGGCTCGGCACGATCCTGGTCGGCGACGACCCGGGGTCGCGGTGGTACGTCGGGGGCAAGCACAAGGACTGCGCCGAGGTCGGCATCGCCTCGATCCGCATCGACCTGCCGGAGACCGCCTCGCAGGCCGAGATCGAGGACGCCGTCCGCCAGCTCAACGACGACCCCGCCTGCACCGGATACATCGTCCAGCTGCCGCTCCCGCGGGGCCGTGACGAGAACCGTGTCCTCGGCCTGATCGACCCGGCCAAGGACGCCGACGGCCTGCACCCGACCAACCTCGGCTGGCTGGTGCTGGGCACCGAGGCGCCGCTGCCGTGCACCCCCTTCGGCATCGTCGAGCTGCTGCGCCGCCACGACGTCGAGATCAACGGCGCCGAGGTCGTCGTGGTCGGCCGCGGGGTCACCGTCGGTCGTCCGCTCGGCCTGCTGCTGACCCGTCGCTCGGAGAACGCCACCGTGACCCTGTGCCACACCGGCACCGTCGACCTGGCCGCGCACGTGCGTCGGGCCGACATCGTGGTCGCCGCAGCCGGTGTGCCCGGCATCATCACCGCCGACATGGTCAAGCCCGGTGCGGCGCTGCTCGACGTGGGCGTCTCGCGCGTCGACGGCAAGATCGCGGGCGACCTCGCCGACGACGTCTGGGACGTCGCCGGATGGGTCTCGCCCAACCCGGGTGGCGTGGGCCCCATGACCCGCGCCATGCTGCTGGCCAACGTCGTCACCATCGCCGAGGCGCAGGTCGCCCGGGCGAAGGCCTGA
- the purH gene encoding bifunctional phosphoribosylaminoimidazolecarboxamide formyltransferase/IMP cyclohydrolase yields MSSVPTAHDFSADKQVPIRRALVSVYDKTGLEGLVRGLHDAGVELVSTGGSAALIEKLGLPVTKVEELTGFPECLDGRVKTLHPRVHAGILADRRLQAHVDQLDELGVAPFDLVVVNLYPFTQTVASGASPDECVEQIDIGGPSMVRAAAKNHPSVAVVTDVTSYDAVLAAVAAGGFTYAERKKLAAQAFVHTASYDVAVASWMGNVLTDTSLDDEGTSTGFPAWIGGTYEKAAVLRYGENPHQRAALYVNGFGTPGLAQAEQLHGKEMSYNNYVDTDAARRAANDFAEPAVAIIKHANPCGVAVGADIAEAHRRAHECDPVSAFGGVIASNRPVSVEMAQQVAEVFTEVIVAPGYEDGAVEILQGKKNIRILVAAADASAEIETRPISGGLLMQTVDHVDAVVDGGGDDPSTWTLATGEAADEATLADLAFAWKACRSAKSNAILLAKDGGSVGIGMGQVNRVDSCKLAVERANTLVEGQERARGAVAASDAFFPFEDGPQILIEAGVKAIVQPGGSVRDALTIEACEAAGVTMYFTGTRHFFH; encoded by the coding sequence GTGTCTTCCGTGCCCACCGCCCATGACTTCAGCGCCGACAAGCAGGTCCCGATCCGTCGCGCACTCGTCTCCGTCTACGACAAGACCGGCCTCGAGGGCCTCGTCCGCGGACTGCACGACGCCGGCGTCGAGCTCGTCTCCACCGGTGGCTCCGCGGCCCTGATCGAGAAGCTCGGCCTGCCCGTCACCAAGGTCGAGGAGCTCACCGGCTTCCCCGAGTGCCTCGACGGCCGCGTCAAGACCCTGCACCCGCGCGTGCACGCCGGCATCCTCGCCGACCGCCGCCTCCAGGCCCACGTCGACCAGCTCGACGAGCTCGGCGTCGCGCCCTTCGACCTCGTCGTCGTCAACCTCTACCCCTTCACGCAGACCGTCGCCTCGGGTGCCAGCCCCGACGAGTGCGTCGAGCAGATCGACATCGGCGGCCCCTCGATGGTGCGCGCCGCCGCCAAGAACCACCCGTCGGTCGCCGTCGTCACCGACGTGACCTCGTACGACGCCGTGCTCGCCGCCGTGGCCGCCGGCGGCTTCACCTACGCCGAGCGCAAGAAGCTCGCCGCGCAGGCCTTCGTCCACACCGCCTCGTACGACGTCGCCGTCGCGTCCTGGATGGGCAACGTGCTCACCGACACCTCCCTCGACGACGAGGGCACCTCGACCGGCTTCCCGGCCTGGATCGGTGGCACCTACGAGAAGGCGGCCGTCCTGCGCTACGGCGAGAACCCGCACCAGCGGGCGGCTCTCTACGTCAACGGCTTCGGCACCCCGGGCCTCGCCCAGGCCGAGCAGCTGCACGGCAAGGAGATGTCCTACAACAACTACGTCGACACCGACGCCGCGCGTCGTGCCGCCAACGACTTCGCCGAGCCCGCCGTGGCGATCATCAAGCACGCCAACCCGTGCGGGGTCGCCGTCGGCGCCGACATCGCCGAGGCCCACCGCCGCGCCCACGAGTGCGACCCGGTCTCCGCCTTCGGTGGCGTGATCGCCTCCAACCGTCCGGTCTCGGTCGAGATGGCCCAGCAGGTCGCCGAGGTCTTCACCGAGGTCATCGTGGCCCCGGGCTACGAGGACGGCGCCGTGGAGATCCTCCAGGGCAAGAAGAACATCCGCATCCTCGTCGCCGCGGCCGACGCCAGCGCCGAGATCGAGACCCGCCCGATCTCGGGCGGCCTGCTCATGCAGACCGTCGACCACGTCGACGCGGTGGTCGACGGCGGCGGCGACGACCCGTCGACGTGGACCCTGGCCACCGGAGAGGCCGCCGACGAGGCCACGCTGGCCGACCTCGCCTTCGCCTGGAAGGCGTGCCGCTCGGCCAAGTCCAACGCGATCCTGCTCGCCAAGGACGGCGGCTCGGTCGGCATCGGCATGGGCCAGGTCAACCGCGTCGACTCCTGCAAGCTGGCCGTCGAGCGCGCCAACACCCTCGTCGAGGGCCAGGAGCGTGCCCGCGGTGCCGTGGCTGCCTCCGATGCGTTCTTCCCTTTCGAGGACGGCCCGCAGATCCTCATCGAGGCCGGAGTCAAGGCGATCGTCCAGCCGGGTGGGTCGGTGCGTGACGCGCTCACGATCGAGGCGTGCGAGGCCGCGGGCGTGACGATGTACTTTACCGGCACCCGCCACTTCTTCCACTGA
- the purN gene encoding phosphoribosylglycinamide formyltransferase, whose amino-acid sequence MPTADHTPARLVVLVSGSGTNLQALLDACEDPAFGAQVVAVGADRFDIEGLARAERLGIPTFVKQVSQHDSRDAWDLALRRAVAGFEPDLVVLAGFMKLVSADFLKAFEHRVVNTHPALSPSFPGVRGPADALEYGVKVTGCTLFVVDPGVDTGQIIAQSVVDVLDDDTVETLHERIKIAERAMLVDSVGRMVREGWSVEGRRVRIG is encoded by the coding sequence GTGCCCACCGCTGACCACACCCCCGCGCGCCTCGTCGTCCTCGTGTCCGGATCGGGCACCAACCTCCAGGCCCTGCTCGACGCCTGCGAGGACCCGGCCTTCGGTGCGCAGGTGGTCGCCGTCGGCGCCGACCGCTTCGACATCGAGGGGCTGGCCCGCGCCGAGCGCCTGGGCATCCCGACCTTCGTCAAGCAGGTCTCCCAGCACGACTCGCGCGACGCCTGGGACCTCGCCCTGCGCCGCGCGGTCGCCGGCTTCGAGCCCGACCTGGTCGTCCTCGCCGGTTTCATGAAGCTGGTCAGCGCCGACTTCCTCAAGGCCTTCGAGCACCGGGTGGTCAACACGCACCCGGCGCTGTCGCCCTCCTTCCCGGGCGTACGCGGTCCGGCCGACGCCCTGGAGTACGGCGTCAAGGTCACCGGGTGCACGCTCTTCGTCGTCGACCCGGGTGTCGACACCGGCCAGATCATCGCGCAGAGCGTCGTCGACGTGCTCGACGACGACACCGTCGAGACGCTCCACGAGCGGATCAAGATCGCCGAGCGGGCCATGCTCGTCGACTCCGTGGGACGCATGGTGCGTGAGGGGTGGAGCGTCGAGGGCAGGCGCGTCCGGATCGGCTGA
- a CDS encoding DUF6350 family protein: MLWGIVHGLLAVAGPLVVAGLLGVVAWFLSDAGAHGSARDGVRHGAIAWLVGHGSGFTVDGVAVTVVPLLLTGGLAWWVWRCALSLGERVWAHGPDVHRLSDGERDLTVPAALIGFALAYLASLLVVVNLVSSDTFDPLVGRVLLGGLALAVGLGAPGIATGSGRAAAWVSQLPPVVRHASATARRVLLWWLVVCLVLLVAALGLGLGQAIEMVDTLGLSGGETVQLLLLNLGFAPNAVLMTGAFLLGPGFAVGVGTVVSPAAVTLGPLPLMPLLAALPEAGIPPAWWAASAVVPVVVAGAAAWRHQSERPTLRWDEGALRACGAGLVAAAVLTVLTAVAGGAAGPGRLREVGAPAGDVGLHAVVWLGLGALAGGLLVTWWQRRTSVPLDDPAAEATAMAGTESSMESSTESSSEATTGSVTEPVVEQEP; the protein is encoded by the coding sequence ATGCTGTGGGGGATCGTCCACGGACTGCTGGCGGTCGCCGGGCCACTGGTCGTGGCGGGCCTGCTCGGGGTCGTCGCCTGGTTCCTCAGCGACGCCGGCGCGCACGGGAGCGCACGTGACGGCGTGCGCCACGGCGCGATCGCCTGGCTCGTCGGCCACGGCTCCGGCTTCACGGTCGACGGGGTCGCGGTCACCGTGGTGCCGCTGCTGCTCACCGGCGGGCTCGCCTGGTGGGTGTGGCGCTGCGCCCTCAGCCTGGGGGAGCGGGTCTGGGCCCACGGGCCCGACGTCCACCGGCTCTCCGACGGGGAGCGCGACTTGACGGTCCCCGCGGCGCTGATCGGCTTCGCCCTCGCCTACCTGGCCAGCCTGCTCGTGGTGGTCAACCTGGTCTCCAGCGACACCTTCGACCCGCTGGTGGGACGGGTCCTGCTCGGGGGCCTGGCGCTTGCCGTCGGGCTGGGGGCGCCCGGCATCGCGACCGGCTCCGGTCGCGCGGCCGCGTGGGTCTCCCAGCTGCCGCCCGTGGTGCGCCACGCGAGCGCCACCGCCCGACGGGTGCTCCTCTGGTGGCTCGTGGTCTGCTTGGTGCTGCTCGTCGCCGCCCTCGGCCTCGGTCTGGGCCAGGCGATCGAGATGGTCGACACGCTCGGCCTCTCCGGCGGCGAGACCGTGCAGCTCCTCCTGCTCAACCTCGGCTTCGCGCCCAACGCCGTGCTGATGACCGGCGCCTTCCTGCTCGGTCCCGGCTTCGCGGTGGGGGTGGGGACCGTGGTCTCACCGGCCGCGGTGACGCTCGGGCCCCTGCCGCTGATGCCGCTGCTGGCGGCGCTGCCCGAGGCCGGCATCCCCCCGGCCTGGTGGGCGGCGAGTGCGGTCGTCCCGGTCGTCGTCGCGGGAGCAGCCGCCTGGCGCCACCAGAGCGAGCGCCCGACCCTGCGCTGGGACGAGGGCGCGCTGCGTGCCTGCGGTGCCGGCCTGGTCGCCGCGGCGGTGCTGACGGTCCTGACGGCGGTGGCCGGTGGCGCTGCCGGTCCCGGTCGGTTGCGTGAGGTCGGGGCGCCGGCCGGCGACGTGGGTCTGCACGCCGTGGTCTGGCTCGGCCTGGGGGCGCTGGCCGGCGGCCTGCTGGTCACCTGGTGGCAGCGGCGTACGTCGGTGCCCCTCGACGATCCCGCTGCCGAGGCAACGGCCATGGCAGGCACGGAGTCATCCATGGAGTCATCCACGGAGTCATCCTCGGAGGCGACCACGGGGTCGGTCACCGAGCCCGTGGTCGAGCAGGAGCCCTAG
- the sucD gene encoding succinate--CoA ligase subunit alpha yields the protein MTIYLNKDSKIIVQGITGGMGSKHTDLMLQSGANIVGGVNARKAGTTVELNGETLPVYGTVEEAMKETGANVSVAFVPPAFTKAACIEAIDAEIPLLVVITEGVPVQDTAEVFAYLNGKKTRMIGPNCPGIISPGESLAGITPHTIAGKGPIGLVSKSGTLTYQMMYELRDYGFTTAIGIGGDPIIGTTHIDALEAFENDPETKAIVMIGEIGGDAEERAAAYIKEHVTKPVVGYVAGFTAPEGKTMGHAGAIVSGSSGTAQAKKEALEAAGVKVGKTPSETALMREIMQNI from the coding sequence ATGACGATCTACCTGAACAAGGACTCCAAGATCATCGTCCAGGGCATCACCGGTGGCATGGGCTCCAAGCACACCGACCTGATGCTCCAGTCGGGCGCCAACATCGTCGGTGGTGTCAACGCCCGCAAGGCCGGCACCACGGTCGAGCTCAACGGTGAGACCCTCCCGGTCTACGGCACCGTCGAGGAGGCCATGAAGGAGACCGGCGCCAACGTGTCCGTCGCCTTCGTGCCGCCGGCCTTCACCAAGGCCGCCTGCATCGAGGCCATCGACGCCGAGATCCCGCTGCTCGTCGTGATCACCGAGGGTGTGCCGGTCCAGGACACCGCCGAGGTGTTCGCCTACCTGAACGGCAAGAAGACCCGCATGATCGGCCCCAACTGCCCGGGCATCATCTCGCCCGGAGAGTCGCTGGCCGGCATCACCCCGCACACCATCGCGGGCAAGGGCCCCATCGGTCTCGTGTCCAAGTCGGGCACCCTGACCTACCAGATGATGTACGAGCTGCGTGACTACGGCTTCACCACCGCCATCGGCATCGGTGGAGACCCGATCATCGGCACCACGCACATCGACGCCCTCGAGGCCTTCGAGAACGACCCGGAGACCAAGGCGATCGTGATGATCGGCGAGATCGGTGGCGACGCCGAGGAGCGCGCCGCCGCGTACATCAAGGAGCACGTGACCAAGCCGGTCGTCGGCTACGTCGCGGGCTTCACCGCCCCGGAGGGCAAGACCATGGGCCACGCCGGCGCCATCGTCTCGGGCTCCTCGGGCACCGCGCAGGCGAAGAAGGAGGCCCTCGAGGCCGCCGGCGTGAAGGTCGGCAAGACGCCGTCCGAGACCGCCCTGATGCGCGAGATCATGCAGAACATCTGA
- a CDS encoding M23 family metallopeptidase: MAVPARLPAISTVDLPAAPVAGKRRAAAHTGSRGPLFKGLPSLPVLAGAAALAISVGGAVLGPGLDSDQVSAADVSASNALTSAASAALADRGGVVSRDSRREAKAEESEAKLVAAAEAAADARSKTLQGLHAQANKQAAIVEANLWHMPVSNYRLTATFGLSSHLWSTVHTGLDFAGATGTPLIAVANGTITETGSAGSYGYRTILTLEDGTEIWYCHQSAINVSVGDKVAGGDVIGALGSTGNSTGPHLHLEVRPGGGSPVDPYSTLLSHGLQP, encoded by the coding sequence GTGGCCGTCCCCGCACGCCTGCCCGCCATCTCCACCGTCGACCTCCCGGCCGCCCCCGTGGCCGGCAAGCGCCGCGCCGCGGCCCACACCGGAAGCCGAGGGCCGCTCTTCAAGGGCCTCCCCTCGCTCCCGGTGCTCGCCGGCGCCGCCGCCCTCGCCATCTCCGTCGGAGGTGCCGTCCTCGGCCCCGGCCTGGACTCCGACCAGGTCTCCGCGGCCGACGTCAGCGCCAGCAACGCCCTGACCAGTGCCGCCTCCGCCGCCCTCGCCGACCGTGGCGGCGTGGTCAGCCGCGACTCCCGTCGCGAGGCGAAGGCCGAGGAGTCCGAGGCCAAGCTCGTCGCCGCCGCCGAGGCCGCCGCCGACGCGCGCAGCAAGACCCTGCAGGGTCTGCACGCGCAGGCCAACAAGCAGGCCGCGATCGTCGAGGCCAACCTGTGGCACATGCCGGTGAGCAACTACCGCCTGACCGCCACGTTCGGCCTCTCCAGCCACCTGTGGTCCACCGTCCACACCGGCCTGGACTTCGCCGGTGCCACCGGTACGCCGCTGATCGCCGTCGCGAACGGCACGATCACCGAGACCGGCTCGGCCGGCTCCTACGGCTACCGCACCATCCTCACCCTCGAGGACGGCACCGAGATCTGGTACTGCCACCAGTCCGCCATCAACGTGAGCGTGGGCGACAAGGTCGCCGGCGGTGACGTGATCGGCGCCCTGGGCAGCACCGGCAACTCCACCGGCCCGCACCTCCACCTGGAGGTCCGTCCCGGTGGCGGCAGCCCGGTCGACCCCTACAGCACGCTGCTGTCGCACGGCCTCCAGCCGTGA